One region of Faecalibacter bovis genomic DNA includes:
- a CDS encoding DNA methyltransferase, with product MTLDLFQKEDQHTNGPVTVLGQTFANDEERRAYFREELLKKLPELKEIEGFPIGEDDDIINLSDPPFYTACPNPWINDFIAEWEEEKKQLEKEGKRVPDFEVTEPYAADVSEGKNNPFYTLHTYHTKVPHPAIMRYLLHYTQPGDVVFDGFAGTGMTGVAASQCENPDADLKNKLNQEYFSVHKQYPIWGKRNAVVSDLAPAATFISANLNSKYQTSLIEKSILDKLEKLNDKYSWMYETKHTNGATGRINFIVWSEVVQCPDCNHEITLWDETADTVNGRMKKEFNCPKCQSLLKKENCVSKTETVFDRNIGEAIRIKSYNPVLINYTFNKKRYFKKTETYDLEIINKISNLKISNWYPDYIFLGKGTQWGDTWRAGVHNGINRVSDFYTKRNLILISEIWSQLHLQEKFVATSILSRNLTKLNRYVLKPRTPHGEVNGPLSGTLYISSEYVEQNFFDLIKSKIPNFSWDNSGVITSTNPAQSNQIKDNSIDYIFTDPPFGANIMYSELNYIWESWLGVFTDNKPEAIENSTQNKSTLEYQKLMIDCFKDYYRILKPGKWMTVEFSNTSAAVWNGIQTALVNAGFVVANVAALDKKHGGIKSMTYTTAVKQDLVISCYKPSSEFDTKFQKSQHSSMGVWDFVEEHLAHLPIHLVKDNATTAVVERSAKILFDRLIAFYVQRSLPVPIDAGKFQEGLKERFVERDGMYFTQEQVEEYERKKAEVPEFIQMSLFVGSEQDAVYWLRQLLEKERRTESDLHPLWMREVAGNMRKGDSLPEMRQILEENFLKDDTGKWYVPDAENEADLEKLRNKRLLKIFEDYKTEAAKPKGKLKEVRVEALRVGFKQCYQDKDFKTIVTIGDRIPNNLLMEDEVLLQFYDIAAAKI from the coding sequence ATGACATTAGATTTATTCCAAAAAGAAGATCAACATACAAATGGTCCAGTAACCGTCTTAGGCCAAACATTTGCCAACGACGAGGAAAGACGTGCATATTTCCGTGAAGAGTTACTCAAAAAATTACCAGAACTAAAAGAGATAGAAGGATTCCCGATTGGGGAAGATGATGACATCATCAACCTATCCGATCCGCCATTTTATACCGCTTGCCCCAATCCATGGATCAACGATTTTATTGCAGAATGGGAAGAGGAGAAAAAACAGTTAGAAAAAGAAGGCAAACGTGTACCTGATTTTGAAGTGACTGAACCCTATGCTGCGGATGTAAGTGAAGGAAAAAATAATCCATTTTATACATTACATACTTATCATACAAAAGTGCCACATCCGGCCATTATGCGTTATTTATTGCATTATACACAACCGGGTGATGTGGTGTTTGATGGGTTTGCAGGGACAGGAATGACCGGTGTGGCAGCAAGTCAATGTGAAAATCCTGATGCAGATTTAAAAAATAAATTAAATCAAGAATATTTCTCTGTACATAAACAGTATCCTATTTGGGGGAAAAGAAATGCGGTTGTTTCAGATTTAGCACCAGCAGCAACTTTTATTTCAGCGAATTTAAATAGTAAGTATCAAACAAGTCTAATTGAAAAATCAATTTTAGATAAATTAGAAAAACTGAATGATAAATACAGCTGGATGTATGAAACAAAACATACAAATGGAGCAACAGGGAGAATAAACTTTATTGTATGGAGCGAAGTGGTGCAATGTCCGGATTGTAATCATGAAATTACGTTATGGGATGAGACAGCAGATACAGTTAACGGAAGAATGAAAAAGGAGTTTAATTGTCCTAAATGTCAATCGCTATTAAAAAAAGAAAATTGTGTATCCAAAACAGAAACAGTATTTGATAGAAACATTGGTGAAGCTATTAGAATTAAATCTTATAATCCAGTTTTAATAAATTATACTTTTAATAAAAAAAGGTATTTTAAAAAAACAGAAACATATGATTTAGAAATAATAAATAAAATTTCAAATTTAAAAATTTCAAATTGGTATCCAGATTATATTTTTTTAGGTAAAGGCACTCAATGGGGTGATACTTGGCGAGCGGGTGTTCACAATGGGATTAATCGTGTTTCAGATTTTTACACAAAACGAAATTTGATTTTAATATCTGAAATATGGTCACAACTTCATTTGCAAGAAAAGTTTGTTGCAACTAGTATTTTATCTAGAAACCTGACAAAATTGAATAGATATGTTTTGAAACCAAGAACCCCGCATGGTGAAGTTAATGGACCTCTAAGTGGTACTTTATATATTTCTAGTGAATATGTTGAACAAAACTTTTTTGATTTAATCAAATCTAAAATCCCTAACTTTTCATGGGATAATTCAGGTGTAATTACATCAACAAATCCTGCTCAATCTAATCAAATTAAGGATAATTCTATTGATTATATATTCACAGATCCTCCTTTTGGCGCTAATATTATGTATTCTGAGTTAAATTATATTTGGGAATCTTGGTTAGGTGTTTTTACAGATAATAAACCAGAGGCAATTGAAAATTCAACACAGAATAAGTCAACATTAGAGTATCAAAAGTTAATGATCGATTGTTTTAAAGATTATTATAGAATATTAAAACCGGGAAAATGGATGACGGTTGAGTTTTCTAATACTTCTGCGGCGGTATGGAACGGTATTCAAACGGCATTAGTAAATGCTGGATTTGTTGTTGCTAATGTTGCGGCCTTAGACAAAAAACACGGAGGAATAAAATCTATGACATATACAACTGCGGTAAAACAAGACTTAGTTATCTCATGTTATAAACCGTCTTCTGAGTTCGATACCAAATTCCAAAAATCGCAACATTCTTCAATGGGTGTTTGGGATTTTGTAGAGGAGCATTTAGCACATTTACCAATCCATTTGGTCAAAGACAATGCGACAACAGCAGTAGTAGAGCGTAGTGCCAAAATTTTATTCGACCGTTTAATTGCCTTTTATGTACAACGTTCACTTCCTGTGCCTATCGATGCAGGTAAATTCCAAGAAGGTTTAAAAGAACGTTTTGTAGAGCGCGATGGCATGTACTTTACCCAAGAGCAAGTGGAAGAATACGAGCGCAAAAAAGCAGAAGTTCCAGAGTTCATCCAAATGAGTTTATTTGTCGGTTCAGAACAAGATGCCGTTTATTGGTTACGCCAATTGTTAGAGAAAGAGCGTAGAACAGAATCAGATTTACATCCATTATGGATGCGCGAAGTAGCGGGTAACATGCGCAAAGGAGATAGCTTGCCAGAAATGCGCCAAATATTAGAAGAAAACTTCTTAAAAGACGATACGGGGAAATGGTATGTACCGGATGCAGAAAACGAAGCCGATTTAGAGAAACTAAGAAACAAACGTTTATTAAAAATATTCGAAGACTATAAAACAGAAGCAGCCAAACCAAAAGGGAAGCTAAAAGAAGTACGTGTAGAAGCGCTACGTGTAGGGTTCAAACAATGCTACCAAGACAAAGATTTTAAAACGATAGTAACCATAGGCGATCGCATTCCAAATAACCTATTAATGGA